The Desulfofundulus luciae nucleotide sequence GCCCAAAAACAGCACCCCTGCCGGGCGGGAGCAACTGCCGTGGCAGCAGTTTTTATTTGACCGGAACATTTTCTGGGGAGTGTCAATAACCGTCACGGGCAGCTTTGGGTTTGGCATGCTGGAGCCCCTTCTGCCCATCGACCTGCAAAAACGTTTTGGCCTCGGCAGTGCCGGCGTGGGGCTGCTCTTTGGCGCCTTGAGCCTCTCCTTCGCCCTGTTCCAGCCCCTTTTCGGGATCCTTTCCGACCGGCTGGGTCGTAAACCCCTGATCGTAGCCGGATTGCTCAGCACGGCGGCCACCGTACCGTGGCTGGTCGTGGCACCAAATGTTACACTGGTAACGGCGGCCATGGCCCTGCTGGGCCTTACCACCGGGGCCTACTCCACCCCCGCGCTACCTTTACTGGCGGAATCCATGGAGAAAATTCACCCCAAACACCCCGCGGACGGAAAGACAGGCCGGGCAAGCGGCCTTTACGGCACCACCTACGGCATAGCCAATACCGCCTATTCCGTGGGGCTGCTGGCCGGTCCCCTGGCAGGCACTTTCCTGGCCCAGCGCTGGGACGTCCTCACGGTCATGCTGCTCTACTCCGCCCTGCTGGGAGCCACTGCCATAGGAGTGACGGCCCGGCTGCAGGAAACGCTAAAAGCAAAGAAAATCCTGCCTTAAGCTTTCCAAAAGATTAATCACCCGGCGGTTCAATGGCGGCGACAATTTCCGGTTTCAGCCCCCGGTACCTGGCCAGCCACTGGCGGCGCTCCCGGCGCAGTTCTTCCACCAACTGCCGGTAAACTTCCGGGCTGTAGTAAGTAGCGGGGTTGTAGCGGTCCAGGTCCAGCCCCGGCACCTGTAAAGGCACCTGGTAGCCCCAGTGGGGATCGGTTTGCCAGGTAATGCCGTCGCGGGCAATTTCCCTCAAGATGTGGGTGGAAACGGCAATGGTGATTTTTTCGCCGGGGAAGCCGGGGCCCGCACCCACACTGCCGGTGTTCAACAGGTAGCATTCCATGTCCGGGTTGGCCCGCAGTATTTCCAGCAGGCGGTTGCCTTCCTCTTCTTCAGGACCAATGATAAAGGGGTTGGTGCCCACTTCCCGTTTCGACTGGCCGGCACGGGTGGGATCCCCCGCCGAAGTTTCAATGGATTCTCCCAGCATAAAATAAGCCGCCGCCTGTTCCGCCGTTAACCTGGCCACGGGAGGGATAATGGTATTCCGGCGGGTGATAAAGATGAGCCGGTGGGCCTTGTCGAGATCAATGCGGTCATCGGTACTGAGCACGTCTCGGCGCAGGATTACTCCCCGGCCGTTGGAAGTAAGCCCGGTATCATCAAATAGAATCCGCCCGTCTTCCAGCACCTTCACGTTTTCAAAGACGGCCCCGGGAGCGGTGGCCGCCCGGTAGAGAACCATCTGGGACTCATCCAGACCTTCCGTTTTAATATAAAAGCCGTTTTCCGTACCGTAACAGTAACCCCGGCCATCCATCATCACCACGTCGTCCTGGCGGATGACCACCCCTTCCTCTCCGGTCAAGCCGTGATCATGCATGGTGAGGGTGGTTTTTCCCGTACCGGAAAGGCCAAAGAGAATAAAACCGATCTCTTTTAATTGGCCGTTCCTGTCCCGCACCCTTAAAGCCTTGCTCCCGGCGTGCAGGCCCAGCCAGCCCCGCTTTTTTACCACGTACATGGCCATGCGTAAAAAGGATTTCTTGCATTCCCCGAAGTAGTCCGTTCCCAAAATGTAGGTCACACCGGCTTCGGGGTGGCAAAAAATAATCCGTTCAGGCCACTCCGGAACATAGATGCTCATTAAATCGGGCTCCTTGTCCGGGTTTTCCGGTTCAAAAAGCATCAAGCGCCACTGCAGCGGGATGCGGGCATATTCAGCGGTGATATATAAACGGCAGTGCAGGCGGAAATCGGGATGGGTGCCCATCTGCCGGTCCAGGCGGATGACCGATTTTCGCTTCAGGTAGGCATGCACCTGGTCCACCAGCTCCAGCGCCCGCTGCCGGGAAATGCCCTGCTGGTCCACTCCCAGCCGCACTCCGTCTTCTACGATATAGGTGAACTTGGAGCTGCGGTTGCGGACCCGTGTTATATAATTGACACTACCGTATACGGTGACCTGCTCCTCATGGGAGGCCAGTGTCCTTAAAGTTTCCGGCGAAGGATTGGTTATTTCCCGGCCTGCTACAACCCTGCGGCGAAACTCTTCCATAGGATCAGTCCACCTTCCGATATTTTTCTTAAATTTGTGTTAATAATTATTCAAGAAAATTTTTCATTTTCCTGCATAGTGCATACAAAATACAAAAGAAGATCCAGTCATCCCTCTATTCAAATTGATTGGTGAAGATGATATAATATCCCCGGCGGTACAGCCACAAACGGAAAAGTTAAGGAGGGGAAAACCGTGGCCAAAATCCCGTACATCGAATCGGAAGAATGCCTGGCCTGCGGCTCCTGCGCAGATGTTTGCCCGGATGTCTTCCAGATGAATGAAACCCTGGGCTTCGCCGAGGTGGTTAACCCCCAGGGTGCCAGTGAAGATGAAATTCAGGAAGCCATCGATATGTGCCCTGCCCAGTGCATCCACTGGAAAGAGGAATAGAAAGAACTAAAGCAAAAAACAAGGGGCGTCGGGAAAGACGCCCCCTTATTTGCTGGAGGAATGCACATGCGAACCGGGACGGCCAATCTGCCCCTGCACGGGGGGAAATGCCCGCCCTGGCTCTTTGAGCGGATGGTCAAAATGAGCCGCGCCTTAATTGAAGTGATGGTGGTGGAAAGCGGCCCGGACAGGATCCTGGCCAGGCTGGCCGACCCCTTCTGGTTTCAGGCCCTGGGTTGCGTGCTGGGATTTGACTGGCATTCTTCCGGTTTAACCACCACCGTCTGCGGTGCGTTAAAGGAAGCCCTGCGGGACCGGGCCGGCCACCTGGGGCTTTTCGTGGCGGGCGGCAAAGGAAAGACATCCCGCCAGACACCCGGCGAAATCCTGGCCATAGGGGAAAAGTTTCCCCTGGCCCGGGACCCCCGGGAACTGGTTTTTGCGAGCAAAATGGCCGCCAAGGTGGACAACGCCGCCGTCCAGGACGGCTACCAGCTCTACCATCATACCTTCTTTTTTACTTCCTCCGGACGCTGGGCAATCATCCAGCAGGGTATGAACGAAACCACCCGCTGGGCCCGCCGCTATCACTGGTTGAGCACCACGGTAAAAGATTTTGTCTGCGAACCCCATACGGCGGTGTGCTGCGATCACAAGGGCGAAACCCTTAACCTGGTGGCCCTGGAAAGCGACCCGGCCCGGAAGGTGATTGCCGAACTGGCCCGGGAAAAGCCGGAAAACCTGCTCCGGGATCTGACCCGGTTGCAGCAGGATGCCCTGAACCTGCCGGCCCGGCACCGGGTGGAACTGGCCGACCTGAATCCCGCCAGGCTGCACCGGGTGCTCCTGAAAAGTTACGAACGGCAGCCGGAGAACTTCGCCGCCCTGGTGGCCACCGAGGGAGTGGGACCTAAAGCGCTGCGGGCTCTTTCCCTGCTCTCGGAACTGGCCTACGGAACACCGCCCAGCTTCAGGGATCCGGCCAGGTTCAGTTTTGCCCACGGGGGCAAGGACGGTCACCCTTATCCCGTGGACCGGGCCACCTATGATCACTCCATAGCCTTTCTGGAGAAGGCCCTGGCCGAAAGCCGCCTGGGCCGCCAGGAAAAAATAGAAGCGTTCCGCCGCCTTGGCCGGTGGCCCCGCCATGCGTTTTAGCGCCAGGGCACGGCTTGTCCCGGAGATTATTGAAGCCTTTTATTTTATTTCGCTAAGATCTTTCAGGCAGGGCAGGTTGGCGTCAATGGAAACCTCCACGGCATCGGCAGGCGAGGGATTGGCAAGGCGCAGTCGAAAGCAGGGTTTTTTTAGTATGTGGTGCCACACGGTTTCCCCTTCTTCGACCTCCAGCCTGCCGGTGGTCTTCCATTCCTGTCCGTTGTGCTCCTCTACAAAGAGATTCACGGTCCCGGTAGTGCGGATGCGAAAGGCAATGTTCAAAAGGGTCGCCCGCGGGCAGTCCAGCTCCACGGCCTGGCCGGCGCCGAGATTCATCTCCCGGGCCAGGCGAACAATGCGCGGTACAACAATTTTTTGTACATCATAATAAAGACTCATTGCCTCACCCTCTACAAAGAATTCTCATGGTTTAACCATTGTTCTTTAATATTACACGATTTTTGCCCTAAATGGCAAGAATCCAGGGTTTCTAGAGGTAAGAGATGAAGAACCAGAGTAAGGCAGTTTACCAAATCAAGCGCACCTACGGGAAATGGTTCCTGACGAAAGTGAAAAGGGCCATCTACCGGTACTCCATGATCACGGCAGGCGATAAAATTGCCGTAGGCGTTTCGGGGGGCAAGGATAGTTCCGCTCTCCTGTACATAATGTGGCTGCTCAAACACTATTCCCCGCTTTCCTTTGACTTTCACGCCGTCTTTCTTGACCTGGGCTGGCCGGTGGATCCTGCACCCCTGGCCTCCTTTTGCCGGGAACGGGACATACCATTTCACGTGGAACAAACGGCCATCGGAGCCATCGTCTTTGAACACCGCCGGGAGGAAAACCCCTGTGCCCTGTGCGCCCACCTGCGCCGGGGCGCCCTCCACGAAGCGGCCCGGCGGCTGGGCTGCAACAAGGTAGCCCTGGGGCATCACCTGGATGACCTCCTGCAAACCTTTCTGTTAAACTGGGTCTACACCGGCCGGCTGGCCACCTTTACGCCGGCAACCCACCTGGCCAGAAGCGGCCTGGTACTCATCCGCCCCCTTATTTACCTGCCGGAAGCCACCCTGGCCGGCGTTGCGCGGGCGGAAAATCTTCCCGTGATGGACAACCCCTGTCCTGCCAGCGGTAAAACGAAGCGGGAAGAAATACGCGCCCTAGTCGGCTTGATGGCGAAAGCCTACCCCGATATCCGCGAAAAATTTCTCACCGCCATCGAAAAGGCCGGGTGGTTGGAACCAGGTCCTGACAAATAAACCACCTCCGGAACAATCCGTAGGGCTACACGGAAGTGGTTCACGTCTCGATAGGGCTTGCCTGCCGCGCCTTTCTGGTAACTACCACTGACTGCAGGGTAACAAGCCTGCTTGCAGGATAACATTTTTTGGTTATAATGAAAGCAGCAGATGATTTTAAAGTAAGGAGGCGTTTCTTGATGAAGGACTGCCCGGTATGCCATGTACCCCTTAGGGAAGTGCCCCGCTTCGGGGTTTTGCTGGATGTCTGCTCCCGCTGCCACGGGGTGTGGCTCGACGGCGGAGAACTGGAAAAGGTGATTGCCCTGGCCCGGGAGTTCCACGGCGAATTTCAGCACTACAAAGATTACGACGAGCACCACAGCTATCACCATCACGACCACTACGGCCATCACGGCTACCACAAGCACAAAAAGAAACGCAGCATCTTCGAGTTATTTGAAGATCTGTTTGATTAAAAAATCCGGGTGGCGCGTTTCCCGGCCACCCTTTTTATTTCACCGGCCCCCTTCTTTTTCCCGGACCTCCCCCCGGGCCAGGGAGAAATATACGCCGCCGGCGCAGAGCACGGCAAAGAGCAAAAAGGATATATGCATGCTTTTCAGCAAAAGCGGACTCGCAGCCGGAGTGATGGCCCTGCCCTTCAAATAAAAGCCAAAGAATAAGGTAACCAGGGCCATGCTCAAAGCCTGGCCGACCAGGCGCATGGTACCCAGGGTGGCCGAAGCCACCCCGTAATAGTGTTTCTCCACTGCACTCATTACCGCATTGGTATTGGGCGAAGAAAACAGGGCAAAGCCAATGCCAAGCAACACCAGATTACCCATTGTCACCCATAGAGGAGTGGTTTTGTTTATAAGGGAAAAAAGGAAAAGTCCCGCAAAGCTCAAGGCCATTCCCAGGGAAGCAAGCACCCGCGGCTCGACACGGTCGGAAAGCCTGCCGGCCAGCGGGGAAAGAAGGGCCATCAGAATGGGCTGCGCCAGGAGGATAAAGCCGGCAGTCTGGGCATCCATCCCCCTGACCACCTGCAGGTACAGGGAAAGTAAAAACCCTACCGCAAAGGTGGCGCTGTAGTGAATGAGCGCCGCCAGGTTGGAAAAGGCAAAAACCAGGTTACGGAAAAGGTTCAGGTTGATCAACGGATAGGGGTAGCGCAGTTCCTGCCGGATAAACAGGGCCAGCAAAACCAGACCCAGTGCCAGGACCCAGCGGGCATAGGTGCTGGCGTTGGCCGCCGCAATGCCGTACATGAACGCCGCCATGCCCAGGGTGTAAAGGAACGCCCCAGCCGGGTCATATTTTTCACTCCGCCCATCCTTCCATTCTCCCTTGAGTTTAAACACGGTGACCAGGACCACAATTAAGCCAAGCAAAAAGTTCAGGTAGAAAATATACCGCCAGCCAAACTGGTGGGTTAAAAACCCGCCCACCACCGGCCCCAGGGATAACCCCGTATAAACAGCCGCCACGTTGATGCCCAGCACTTTCCCCCGTTCCTGGGGAGGAAATACGCCGGTCAGGATGGCCACGCCGGTACCGAAGATCATGGCACCGCCAATCCCGTGCAGGATGCGGAAAAGGATCAGCATTTCCCCTGAAGTGGCCAGACCGCTTAAAAGGGACAGCAAGGTATAAGTAATGATCCCGGCCAGAAAGACCTTTTTCCTGCCGTACAGGTCCGCCGCCCGGCCAAAGGGAAGCAAGAAAACAGAGGAGGCCAGGAGATAGGAAGTAACAATCCAGTTGAGCATCAATGCTTCCAGGTGAAACTCCCGGCCAATGGCCGGAACGGCCAGGTTAACGGCACTGCCCATAAAGGGAGTTAAAAAGGAAGCCAGGGTGGCCGCCAGCAAAACGTATTTTTTCATGCTTTTATTATGGTTCATAAAAAAAGCACACGCCCCCGGGGGACAAGAGCGTTGGCGGGTACACCTCCTTATTTAAATTAATACTTTTAAAAATTCAACAGGCCGGGCAAAATTCCTCCCGGGAACAACGTTCGAATTTCTGGCCTTCAATTTTTATGGGCCTGGAACCTCTATATCTGAAAAACTGGTGAACGAAGAAGATGCTCCCATCGATTCAGTTGCACCTGGTCGCTATGTCACGGCATTTTTAGGAGGGAATTATCCCTGATGCGGGATAATCTGCCGCCTCAGGCAGGATAAAATGTAAGGGGGTTGCCCCAAATTTACTTTTGGGACAGCCCCTTTTCTTATTGCGCTAACACCCTGGAAGCACAAGCAAAGAAGTCTTGTTCCTATCTTCGACACGTAAAAGGCCCCACATACCAAGCTCTACATCCCAGCGAACAATTCCGGAACGATACACAAAGTCACCGGGAGTTCCCAGCGGGCTGATTGCACCTTCTATCTTTGCCGAAAAACCTTCGCCCACTGTAACCGCGCCCCTGACGGCTATGACCTGGGAAAAGAGGTCCCCCGGTTGCTGCCGGTAGTTGTGGCCATGGAGGACGAAGCTGTGCGCCCGCGGTTTATCGGACGGCATAAGTAGACGAATCGTTACCGGATCACCGATTATTGCCTCGAACAGGGGCGTGGCGGGATCGCCGTGGAAAAGGGAACTAAAGACCTTATGCACCTGCGGTATAAATTTTAACCGGTTCTCAAAAGGTTCAGAGCGGTAATTGAATGCCTTCATTCCCCGATCTTCGGGGTCCAGATCCCCTGGAATCGGAACTATAACGAACGCTTCCGGAATGACCTTACCCCCGGCATTTAGAAGGAATACACCGTCGTGCATGATCAGTACCATCTCCCGTACGGCCGGCAGGAACGTGTTTAGGATGTCTAGCTGGGCACCATGCAACTGTTTAACGCCGGTTCGGGGATGGCGATAGGATGAGCCCCGCGGCTCCGTAATCAGGGCTCCAAACAGGCCGTGGTGCCTGTGGTTTCTTATGTCGGCGTAATCCGTGAGGCTGATCTCCAGGCCGGGTAATTCAACGAACCAGCGGTAAGTAA carries:
- a CDS encoding MFS transporter codes for the protein MNTGYLFTLINLAVFLDTVLYGIIVPVIPYYATSAGASTTELGLIFAALSAGLLLASVPAGLACDRYGYRPVMVLGMAGLTLSTLVFLISRSVWLLVISRLLQGIAAAATWSAGLALVASLYPPRLRGQKMGIVMTSTGLGTIIGPVLGGTLYQFTGYAFPFLVTAGAGALLTLLIWSSPLPKNSTPAGREQLPWQQFLFDRNIFWGVSITVTGSFGFGMLEPLLPIDLQKRFGLGSAGVGLLFGALSLSFALFQPLFGILSDRLGRKPLIVAGLLSTAATVPWLVVAPNVTLVTAAMALLGLTTGAYSTPALPLLAESMEKIHPKHPADGKTGRASGLYGTTYGIANTAYSVGLLAGPLAGTFLAQRWDVLTVMLLYSALLGATAIGVTARLQETLKAKKILP
- a CDS encoding phosphoenolpyruvate carboxykinase (ATP); the encoded protein is MEEFRRRVVAGREITNPSPETLRTLASHEEQVTVYGSVNYITRVRNRSSKFTYIVEDGVRLGVDQQGISRQRALELVDQVHAYLKRKSVIRLDRQMGTHPDFRLHCRLYITAEYARIPLQWRLMLFEPENPDKEPDLMSIYVPEWPERIIFCHPEAGVTYILGTDYFGECKKSFLRMAMYVVKKRGWLGLHAGSKALRVRDRNGQLKEIGFILFGLSGTGKTTLTMHDHGLTGEEGVVIRQDDVVMMDGRGYCYGTENGFYIKTEGLDESQMVLYRAATAPGAVFENVKVLEDGRILFDDTGLTSNGRGVILRRDVLSTDDRIDLDKAHRLIFITRRNTIIPPVARLTAEQAAAYFMLGESIETSAGDPTRAGQSKREVGTNPFIIGPEEEEGNRLLEILRANPDMECYLLNTGSVGAGPGFPGEKITIAVSTHILREIARDGITWQTDPHWGYQVPLQVPGLDLDRYNPATYYSPEVYRQLVEELRRERRQWLARYRGLKPEIVAAIEPPGD
- a CDS encoding MFS transporter is translated as MKKYVLLAATLASFLTPFMGSAVNLAVPAIGREFHLEALMLNWIVTSYLLASSVFLLPFGRAADLYGRKKVFLAGIITYTLLSLLSGLATSGEMLILFRILHGIGGAMIFGTGVAILTGVFPPQERGKVLGINVAAVYTGLSLGPVVGGFLTHQFGWRYIFYLNFLLGLIVVLVTVFKLKGEWKDGRSEKYDPAGAFLYTLGMAAFMYGIAAANASTYARWVLALGLVLLALFIRQELRYPYPLINLNLFRNLVFAFSNLAALIHYSATFAVGFLLSLYLQVVRGMDAQTAGFILLAQPILMALLSPLAGRLSDRVEPRVLASLGMALSFAGLFLFSLINKTTPLWVTMGNLVLLGIGFALFSSPNTNAVMSAVEKHYYGVASATLGTMRLVGQALSMALVTLFFGFYLKGRAITPAASPLLLKSMHISFLLFAVLCAGGVYFSLARGEVREKEGGR
- a CDS encoding TFIIB-type zinc ribbon-containing protein, with the protein product MKDCPVCHVPLREVPRFGVLLDVCSRCHGVWLDGGELEKVIALAREFHGEFQHYKDYDEHHSYHHHDHYGHHGYHKHKKKRSIFELFEDLFD
- a CDS encoding DUF763 domain-containing protein, yielding MPLHGGKCPPWLFERMVKMSRALIEVMVVESGPDRILARLADPFWFQALGCVLGFDWHSSGLTTTVCGALKEALRDRAGHLGLFVAGGKGKTSRQTPGEILAIGEKFPLARDPRELVFASKMAAKVDNAAVQDGYQLYHHTFFFTSSGRWAIIQQGMNETTRWARRYHWLSTTVKDFVCEPHTAVCCDHKGETLNLVALESDPARKVIAELAREKPENLLRDLTRLQQDALNLPARHRVELADLNPARLHRVLLKSYERQPENFAALVATEGVGPKALRALSLLSELAYGTPPSFRDPARFSFAHGGKDGHPYPVDRATYDHSIAFLEKALAESRLGRQEKIEAFRRLGRWPRHAF
- a CDS encoding tRNA lysidine(34) synthetase, whose product is MKNQSKAVYQIKRTYGKWFLTKVKRAIYRYSMITAGDKIAVGVSGGKDSSALLYIMWLLKHYSPLSFDFHAVFLDLGWPVDPAPLASFCRERDIPFHVEQTAIGAIVFEHRREENPCALCAHLRRGALHEAARRLGCNKVALGHHLDDLLQTFLLNWVYTGRLATFTPATHLARSGLVLIRPLIYLPEATLAGVARAENLPVMDNPCPASGKTKREEIRALVGLMAKAYPDIREKFLTAIEKAGWLEPGPDK
- a CDS encoding ferredoxin, with protein sequence MAKIPYIESEECLACGSCADVCPDVFQMNETLGFAEVVNPQGASEDEIQEAIDMCPAQCIHWKEE